Proteins found in one Arthrobacter sp. U41 genomic segment:
- a CDS encoding acyl-CoA dehydrogenase family protein, whose amino-acid sequence MSNEADFAPGSEIPEVSDVLAIDSLLSAGELAVRQRVRDFTDQRIRPGIAAWYDAGVFPLELAPELGELGVLGMHLEGYGCPGRSAVEYGLAAMELEAGDSGIRTFVSVQGSLAMTAIHKWGSEEQKQEWLPRMAAGELIGSFALTEPTAGSDPASMKTFARRDGTGDGAGWILDGTKRWIGLASVADVLVVWAMTDDGVHGFLVPAGTPGVTATPIGQKLSMRASIQCDVAFDGVRLGPEALLPAARGLRGPFSCLNEARYGIAWGAMGAARDSYEAALKYAQERLQFGRPLAGYQLTQEKLVNMLVEIQKGILLALQLGRLKDAGKLRPEQISLGKLNNVREAITIAREARTILGGNGITLDYSPLRHAANLESVRTYEGTDEVHTLVLGQHITGLAAFR is encoded by the coding sequence TCAGTGCCGGGGAACTGGCCGTCCGGCAACGGGTCCGCGATTTCACGGACCAGCGGATCCGCCCGGGCATTGCGGCCTGGTACGACGCAGGCGTCTTCCCGCTGGAGCTGGCCCCGGAGCTGGGGGAACTCGGGGTCCTGGGCATGCACCTGGAGGGCTACGGCTGCCCGGGCCGCTCGGCCGTCGAATACGGCCTGGCGGCGATGGAACTTGAGGCTGGCGATTCCGGCATCCGCACCTTCGTCTCCGTGCAGGGTTCACTGGCAATGACCGCCATCCACAAGTGGGGCTCCGAGGAACAGAAACAGGAATGGCTCCCCCGGATGGCCGCCGGCGAACTCATCGGCAGCTTCGCGCTGACCGAGCCCACCGCCGGCTCGGACCCTGCCTCCATGAAAACCTTCGCCCGCCGCGATGGCACCGGCGACGGCGCCGGCTGGATCCTGGACGGCACCAAGCGCTGGATCGGACTCGCCTCGGTGGCGGACGTGCTGGTCGTCTGGGCGATGACCGACGACGGTGTCCACGGGTTCCTGGTCCCCGCCGGCACGCCCGGGGTCACCGCGACCCCGATCGGTCAGAAACTCTCGATGCGCGCCTCAATCCAGTGCGATGTCGCGTTCGACGGCGTCCGGCTGGGCCCGGAGGCCCTGCTTCCGGCAGCCCGCGGCCTGCGCGGCCCGTTCAGCTGCCTCAACGAGGCGCGCTATGGGATCGCGTGGGGCGCGATGGGTGCGGCCCGGGACTCCTATGAGGCGGCGCTGAAGTACGCCCAGGAGCGGCTGCAGTTCGGCAGGCCGCTCGCCGGGTACCAGCTGACCCAGGAGAAACTCGTGAACATGCTTGTGGAGATCCAGAAGGGCATCCTGCTGGCGCTGCAGCTGGGCCGGCTCAAGGACGCCGGGAAGCTGAGGCCCGAGCAGATCTCGCTGGGCAAACTGAACAACGTGCGCGAGGCCATCACCATCGCCCGCGAGGCCCGGACCATCCTGGGCGGGAACGGCATCACCCTGGACTATTCGCCGCTCCGGCATGCCGCCAACCTCGAGTCGGTGCGCACCTACGAGGGCACCGACGAAGTCCACACCTTGGTCCTGGGCCAGCACATCACCGGGCTTGCCGCCTTCCGCTAG
- a CDS encoding glycosyltransferase 87 family protein, with product MTTTTRATPSTTRGWLATAAGALSVVAALVVLYSAYDPLLNDFEVYFYGGSRVLQTGETGVNELYAARDGLPFTYPPFAALLFAAMATLGQGGGGLVFTATALLGAGIVSAWLARHYFRLGGWKNAFADWRFRAAALAGTAAILLLGPWRDTFDFGQINIILMGLILADFALHGKARAGEIRWPAGLLIGVAAGIKLTPLAFGLYFLVRRDFKALGWMAAGFFGSIVLAWAILPNASLTFWTKILPDTGRIGGPAYVDNLSVKGLLLHLGLPDSGLTSLVWLVLSLALAALAALVIRWAVDADENFVAVSATAVLMLLISPVSWSHHWVWMAVALPCMGFAIHRVPSRNGRMRLAGWIIVAFSALAFYLTPKYLAVMAGAAEWGKDPQTQWQLIVASLGVLCGIAMLVYWALAYRPSRAALRQRA from the coding sequence GTGACAACCACCACCAGGGCCACGCCCTCAACCACGCGCGGATGGCTCGCGACGGCGGCCGGCGCGCTCTCCGTCGTCGCCGCCCTGGTGGTGCTGTACTCCGCCTACGATCCGCTGCTGAACGATTTTGAGGTCTATTTCTACGGCGGCAGCCGGGTGCTCCAGACCGGAGAGACCGGCGTCAACGAGCTCTACGCGGCACGGGACGGGCTGCCGTTCACCTACCCGCCGTTCGCCGCGCTGCTGTTCGCGGCCATGGCGACGCTGGGCCAGGGCGGCGGCGGCCTGGTGTTCACCGCCACGGCGCTGCTGGGCGCCGGAATCGTGTCCGCCTGGCTCGCACGGCACTACTTCCGCCTCGGCGGCTGGAAGAACGCGTTCGCCGACTGGCGGTTCCGGGCCGCGGCCCTGGCCGGCACCGCCGCGATCCTGCTCCTGGGGCCCTGGCGCGACACCTTCGACTTCGGCCAGATCAACATCATCCTGATGGGCCTGATCCTGGCCGACTTCGCGCTCCACGGAAAAGCCCGGGCGGGGGAGATCCGCTGGCCCGCGGGGCTGCTGATCGGCGTCGCGGCCGGCATTAAGCTGACCCCGCTCGCTTTCGGGCTGTACTTCCTGGTCCGCCGCGATTTCAAGGCCCTCGGCTGGATGGCGGCCGGCTTCTTTGGCTCGATCGTCCTGGCCTGGGCCATCCTGCCCAACGCCTCGCTCACGTTCTGGACCAAGATCCTGCCCGACACCGGACGGATCGGCGGACCGGCCTATGTGGACAATCTCTCGGTCAAGGGCCTGCTGCTGCACCTGGGACTGCCGGATTCCGGGCTGACCAGCCTGGTGTGGCTGGTGCTCTCCCTGGCCCTGGCCGCGCTCGCCGCACTGGTGATCCGGTGGGCAGTGGACGCTGACGAGAACTTCGTGGCCGTCTCCGCCACCGCCGTGCTCATGCTCCTGATCAGCCCGGTGTCCTGGTCCCACCACTGGGTATGGATGGCCGTGGCGCTGCCCTGCATGGGATTCGCGATCCACCGGGTGCCGTCCCGGAACGGACGGATGCGCCTGGCCGGGTGGATCATTGTGGCGTTCTCAGCGCTCGCTTTCTACCTGACGCCCAAGTACCTGGCGGTCATGGCGGGGGCGGCCGAGTGGGGCAAGGACCCGCAGACCCAATGGCAACTCATAGTGGCGAGCCTGGGTGTGCTCTGCGGCATCGCCATGCTGGTGTACTGGGCGCTGGCCTACCGCCCGTCCCGCGCCGCGCTCCGCCAGCGGGCTTAG
- a CDS encoding cystathionine gamma-synthase yields MSLPESSPAKIAGFNTRAVHAGQEFEPRTGAVVPPVHFSTTYAQEAIGVLRAGYEYGRGTNPTRDSLQEQLAALEGGTAAFSFSSGLAAEDSMIRALTRPGDHIVLGNDAYGGTYRLIARVLGEWGIGNTPVDMSNLDAVAKAVAANKTRLVWVETPSNPMMKITDIEALANVAHDAGALLVVDNTFASPYLQNPLALGADIVVHSTTKYIGGHSDVVGGAIIVNDAELAEKIGFVQFAVGAVSGPMDAFLTTRGLKTLGVRMDRHSDNAQAVAEWLLQRPEVEAVLYPGLPSHPGHELARKQMKKFGGMISVQFKGGETAARKVAESTSVFTLAESLGGIESLMNYPSEMTHASVKGTELAVPVNLIRLSCGIEDVEDLIADLEQAFSQIDAAAGEPGS; encoded by the coding sequence ATGTCTTTGCCAGAAAGCTCTCCCGCAAAAATTGCCGGATTCAACACCCGCGCCGTGCATGCCGGCCAGGAGTTCGAGCCGCGCACCGGCGCCGTCGTGCCGCCGGTGCACTTCTCCACCACCTATGCCCAGGAAGCGATCGGTGTGCTCCGGGCAGGGTACGAATACGGCCGCGGGACCAACCCCACCCGTGACTCGCTGCAGGAACAGCTCGCCGCCCTGGAAGGCGGAACCGCCGCGTTCTCCTTCAGCTCCGGCCTGGCCGCGGAGGACTCCATGATCCGGGCCCTCACCCGCCCCGGTGACCACATTGTGCTCGGCAACGACGCCTACGGCGGCACCTACCGGCTGATCGCCCGGGTGCTGGGGGAGTGGGGCATCGGCAACACCCCGGTGGACATGTCCAATCTCGACGCCGTCGCCAAGGCCGTGGCAGCGAACAAGACCCGCCTCGTCTGGGTGGAGACTCCGTCGAACCCGATGATGAAGATCACCGACATCGAGGCCCTCGCCAACGTGGCGCACGACGCCGGCGCCCTCCTCGTGGTGGACAACACCTTCGCCTCGCCGTACCTGCAGAACCCGCTGGCCCTCGGCGCCGACATCGTGGTGCACTCCACGACAAAGTACATCGGCGGCCACTCCGACGTCGTCGGCGGCGCCATCATCGTCAACGACGCGGAACTGGCCGAGAAGATCGGCTTCGTGCAGTTCGCCGTCGGAGCTGTCTCGGGCCCGATGGATGCCTTCCTCACCACCCGCGGTCTCAAGACCCTCGGCGTCCGGATGGACCGGCACAGCGACAACGCCCAGGCCGTGGCCGAGTGGCTGCTGCAGCGCCCCGAGGTGGAGGCCGTGCTGTACCCGGGACTGCCCTCGCACCCCGGGCACGAGCTGGCCAGGAAACAGATGAAGAAGTTCGGCGGGATGATCTCCGTGCAGTTCAAGGGCGGCGAGACGGCGGCACGCAAGGTGGCCGAATCGACCTCCGTGTTCACCCTCGCGGAGTCCCTGGGCGGCATCGAATCCCTGATGAACTACCCCTCGGAGATGACGCACGCCTCGGTCAAGGGCACCGAGTTGGCCGTCCCGGTCAACCTGATCCGGCTCTCCTGCGGCATCGAGGACGTCGAGGACCTGATCGCCGACCTCGAGCAGGCTTTCTCGCAGATTGACGCTGCGGCCGGCGAGCCAGGCAGCTAA
- a CDS encoding cystathionine beta-synthase, giving the protein MKYAQSVLDLIGNTPLVKLHHVTDGIGATVLVKLEYLNPGGSIKDRIAVKMIEEAERTGKLLPGGTIVEPTSGNTGVGLALVAQQKGYRCIFVVPDKVGEDKRAVLQAYGAEVVVTPTAVPPDSPQSYYGVSDRLVTEIPGAYKPDQFSNPAAPASHYESTGPEIWRDTDGRITHCVIGAGTGGTITGTGRYLKEVSAGRAESDGGVVKIIGADPAGSVYSGGTGRPYFVEGVGEDMWPANYDKSVPDKVIAVSDADSFEMTRRLAREEGLLVGGSSGMAVVAALQVAKDLPEDAVVVVILPDSGRGYLAKIFNDQWMRSYGFLASGDEASVGEILKAKTGEMPDLVHIHPNESVRDVINIMNEYGVSRIPVLSQEPPVVMGEVLGAVDERTLTAKLFRGEAKLSDKVSEHMEARLPVIGSLESISTARELLSDADTLMVTFVGAPVGILTRHDLLAYLSN; this is encoded by the coding sequence ATGAAGTACGCCCAGTCCGTTCTGGACCTCATCGGCAATACGCCGCTCGTCAAGCTGCACCACGTTACCGACGGCATCGGGGCCACGGTCCTGGTGAAGCTGGAATACCTGAACCCCGGCGGTTCCATCAAGGACCGCATCGCGGTCAAGATGATCGAGGAGGCTGAACGCACCGGCAAACTCCTGCCCGGCGGCACCATCGTGGAACCCACCTCCGGCAACACCGGCGTCGGGCTGGCCCTCGTCGCCCAGCAAAAGGGGTACCGGTGCATCTTCGTGGTGCCGGACAAGGTCGGCGAGGACAAGCGCGCCGTGCTCCAGGCCTACGGCGCCGAGGTGGTGGTGACGCCCACCGCCGTCCCCCCGGACAGCCCGCAAAGCTACTACGGTGTCTCGGACCGGCTCGTCACCGAGATCCCCGGCGCCTACAAGCCCGACCAGTTCTCCAACCCGGCCGCCCCGGCCAGCCACTACGAATCCACTGGCCCGGAGATCTGGCGCGACACGGACGGCCGGATCACGCACTGCGTGATCGGCGCCGGCACCGGCGGCACCATCACCGGCACCGGTCGGTACCTCAAGGAAGTCTCCGCCGGACGCGCGGAGTCCGACGGCGGCGTGGTCAAGATCATCGGCGCCGACCCGGCCGGTTCGGTCTACTCCGGGGGCACCGGCCGGCCGTACTTCGTCGAAGGAGTCGGCGAGGACATGTGGCCCGCCAACTACGACAAGTCCGTCCCGGACAAGGTCATCGCCGTCAGCGACGCCGATTCCTTCGAGATGACGCGCCGGCTCGCCCGCGAGGAAGGCCTGCTCGTGGGCGGCTCCTCCGGGATGGCCGTCGTCGCCGCCCTGCAGGTCGCCAAGGACCTGCCGGAGGACGCCGTCGTCGTCGTGATCCTGCCGGACTCCGGCCGCGGCTACCTGGCGAAAATCTTCAATGACCAGTGGATGCGCTCCTACGGCTTCCTGGCCAGCGGCGACGAGGCCTCCGTGGGAGAGATCCTCAAGGCCAAGACCGGGGAAATGCCGGACCTCGTGCACATCCACCCCAACGAGAGCGTCCGCGATGTCATCAACATCATGAACGAGTACGGCGTCTCGCGCATCCCGGTGCTGTCCCAGGAGCCGCCGGTGGTGATGGGCGAGGTCCTCGGCGCCGTCGACGAACGCACCCTGACCGCGAAGCTCTTCCGCGGCGAGGCCAAACTCTCGGACAAGGTCTCCGAACACATGGAGGCCCGGCTGCCGGTGATCGGCTCGCTGGAATCGATCTCGACCGCCCGCGAGCTCCTCTCCGACGCGGACACCCTGATGGTGACGTTTGTCGGCGCCCCGGTGGGGATCCTCACCCGCCACGACCTGCTCGCCTACCTGAGCAACTGA
- a CDS encoding VOC family protein — MAGRVVHFEIPADDEERAREFYKSAFGWTINTMPDIGYSMLMTTPTDESGMPAEAGSINGGMFAREGELRTPVITVDVEDIDAALEKIGSLGGSTVQPKQAVMDMGFAAYFRDPEGNILGLWQNAAPAGEPAGTAAAMNDIGA, encoded by the coding sequence ATGGCTGGACGCGTTGTGCATTTCGAGATCCCCGCTGATGACGAGGAACGGGCGCGGGAATTCTACAAATCGGCTTTCGGCTGGACCATCAACACCATGCCGGACATTGGTTACAGCATGCTGATGACCACACCCACCGACGAATCCGGCATGCCGGCGGAGGCAGGCTCGATCAACGGAGGAATGTTCGCCAGGGAAGGCGAGCTGAGGACCCCGGTCATCACGGTGGATGTGGAGGATATCGACGCGGCACTGGAGAAAATCGGAAGCCTCGGGGGCAGCACTGTCCAGCCCAAGCAGGCCGTGATGGACATGGGCTTCGCGGCCTACTTCCGGGACCCGGAGGGCAACATCCTTGGCCTCTGGCAGAACGCGGCCCCGGCGGGGGAACCGGCCGGCACGGCGGCAGCAATGAACGACATCGGCGCCTAG
- a CDS encoding VOC family protein — protein MAGGVVHFEIPADDENRAREFYRSAFGWDFQVMPEMQYSLAMTTPPDDQGRPSVPGSINGGLFKREGELTSSVVTVDVDDIDAALEKITALGGSTFRGKMEVPGMGWNAYFKDSEGNIVGLWQNAARD, from the coding sequence ATGGCTGGTGGAGTAGTGCATTTCGAGATTCCCGCGGACGACGAGAACCGCGCACGCGAGTTCTACCGTTCGGCCTTCGGCTGGGACTTCCAGGTCATGCCGGAGATGCAGTACAGCCTGGCGATGACCACGCCGCCGGACGACCAGGGCCGGCCCTCGGTGCCCGGGTCCATCAACGGCGGCCTGTTCAAGAGGGAAGGGGAACTGACCTCCTCGGTGGTCACCGTTGACGTGGATGACATCGACGCCGCGCTGGAGAAGATCACGGCGCTGGGCGGATCGACGTTCCGGGGAAAGATGGAGGTTCCCGGGATGGGCTGGAACGCCTACTTCAAGGACTCCGAGGGCAACATCGTGGGCCTGTGGCAGAACGCGGCACGGGACTAA
- a CDS encoding DNA-3-methyladenine glycosylase family protein — translation MTIADVPAGLAAAADASLRWHPGGPFDLSRTVGTLLRGHGDPSIRTMPDGLWLGFTTPAGPATLRLAADGRRDDPAVDVQAWGPGAAAAVDSAPRMLGRDDDWSGFDEPAFQATLPRMVIEARRRNLAVRLPATGRLIDSLVPTILEQKVTVIEARRGYRYLMYRFGTPAPGAGTIAPANLMVQPTPDQWLRIPSWEWHKAGVGPQRSATVMRALRSAAALERLAVLPAAEASAKLQTIPGIGVWTAAEVVQRTHGCPDSIAVGDYHLAAYVGAALTGRRTDDAGMLRLLAPWTGHRQRVVRMIGLSGFRKPTFGPRITIQDHRGH, via the coding sequence ATGACCATTGCAGACGTTCCCGCCGGCTTGGCTGCCGCGGCGGACGCCTCGCTGCGGTGGCACCCGGGCGGTCCTTTCGACCTGTCCCGGACGGTCGGCACGCTCCTGCGGGGGCACGGCGATCCGTCCATCCGCACCATGCCGGACGGCCTCTGGCTGGGATTCACGACGCCCGCGGGCCCGGCCACACTCCGTCTCGCCGCCGACGGCCGGCGGGACGACCCGGCCGTCGATGTCCAGGCCTGGGGACCGGGCGCAGCCGCCGCCGTCGATTCCGCACCGCGGATGCTGGGCCGCGACGACGACTGGTCCGGCTTTGACGAGCCCGCGTTCCAGGCCACGCTCCCCCGGATGGTTATTGAGGCCCGACGCCGCAACCTCGCCGTGCGGCTGCCCGCCACCGGCCGGCTGATCGATTCCCTCGTTCCCACGATCCTGGAGCAGAAGGTGACCGTGATCGAGGCCCGGCGCGGCTACCGCTATCTGATGTACCGCTTCGGGACCCCGGCCCCCGGCGCCGGGACCATTGCGCCGGCCAACCTGATGGTCCAGCCCACCCCCGATCAGTGGCTGCGCATCCCGAGCTGGGAATGGCACAAGGCCGGGGTGGGTCCCCAGCGTTCGGCGACCGTCATGCGCGCGCTGCGATCCGCCGCCGCGCTGGAACGGCTTGCCGTGCTCCCGGCCGCCGAGGCCTCCGCGAAGCTGCAGACCATTCCCGGCATCGGCGTGTGGACCGCCGCGGAGGTCGTGCAGCGCACCCACGGCTGCCCGGACTCGATTGCGGTGGGCGACTACCACCTGGCGGCGTACGTGGGCGCGGCGCTGACCGGCCGCCGGACGGACGACGCCGGGATGCTGCGGCTGCTGGCCCCGTGGACCGGGCACCGTCAACGCGTGGTCCGGATGATCGGCCTCAGCGGCTTCCGCAAACCGACCTTCGGTCCCCGGATAACCATCCAGGACCACCGCGGCCACTAG
- a CDS encoding endonuclease domain-containing protein, with translation MVRISPLPESLAQTPFTVYESRGLGVSAKRLRARDLADGGRLIYLPAGRQLEIIERARVLAAATPGAWVSHETAAVLTLLGLPPWLGSCATIHLSKPHELPRVRRAGVTGHRVRSNPGELTDVDGIPVTAPPRTWLDLAAVLPLNYLIALGDQIIRRPRPGLEQRSEPYADKDGLRLLVRQHPNMKGVEKARLALDEMRVGADSFPETFLRLALLDARLPEPELQVKLDPDDPRSPAADLGYRRWRIAIQYDGAHHLTREQQSRDYRRDEAFRRAGWAYFKVNADDLAEDFEGAIGRIKRARLPRS, from the coding sequence ATGGTCCGCATTTCGCCGCTCCCCGAAAGCCTCGCCCAGACGCCGTTTACGGTCTATGAGTCCCGCGGGCTGGGGGTTTCGGCCAAACGCCTCCGGGCGCGTGACCTGGCCGACGGCGGCCGCCTCATCTACCTGCCCGCCGGTCGGCAGCTGGAGATCATCGAGCGTGCCCGCGTCCTGGCCGCCGCCACGCCCGGCGCCTGGGTCTCGCACGAAACAGCCGCCGTCCTGACCCTGCTGGGACTGCCGCCCTGGCTGGGCAGCTGTGCCACCATCCACCTCAGCAAACCCCATGAGCTTCCCCGCGTCCGCCGGGCCGGAGTAACGGGCCACCGCGTGCGGTCCAACCCCGGGGAGCTGACCGACGTCGACGGCATCCCCGTGACGGCGCCGCCCCGGACCTGGCTGGATCTGGCTGCGGTTCTGCCGCTCAACTACCTCATCGCCCTGGGCGACCAGATCATCCGCCGACCCCGGCCCGGCCTCGAACAGCGGTCCGAGCCATATGCCGACAAGGACGGGCTGCGGCTGCTCGTCCGGCAGCATCCCAACATGAAAGGTGTCGAGAAAGCCCGACTCGCCCTCGACGAGATGCGGGTGGGAGCCGATTCCTTCCCGGAAACCTTCCTGCGGCTGGCCCTGCTGGACGCTCGGCTGCCTGAGCCGGAGCTTCAGGTGAAACTCGATCCGGACGATCCGCGCTCGCCGGCTGCAGACCTGGGCTACCGGAGGTGGCGGATCGCCATCCAGTACGACGGCGCCCACCACCTCACGCGCGAACAGCAGTCCCGGGACTACCGGCGGGACGAAGCGTTCCGCCGCGCGGGTTGGGCGTATTTCAAAGTCAACGCCGATGACCTGGCCGAGGATTTCGAGGGCGCCATCGGCCGGATCAAAAGGGCTCGGCTCCCTCGTTCCTGA
- a CDS encoding AMP-binding protein — protein sequence MLAYTAGDTDVPLLEETIGDNFERIVARFPYHDALIEAAAVPGEEARRWSYTKLNDDVDRLARALLALGVAKGDRIGIWSPNCAEWTILQYATAKAGAVLVNVNPAYRSHELEFVVKQNGMRMLVAAPSDRNSDYTGMARQALAECPELRELVFLPDAGQPALTAGVPANESERTFAELLKRADDVAHSALKARMAELDPHDAINLQYTSGTTGFPKGATLSHHNILNNGHSIGELLEYTEHDRVVLPVPFYHCFGMVIGNLAALSHGCATIIPGRGFTPAAALEAVQDFGGTSLYGVPTMFIAELALPDFASYDLSTLRTGVMAGSLCPIEVMNRVISDMNMADVAICYGMTETSPVSTMTRSVDTMAQRTQSVGRTMPQLESQIVDPMTGDVLQRGEIGELCTRGYSVMKGYWNQPDKTAEAIDADGWMHTGDLARMDEDGYIVIEGRIKDMVIRGGENVYPREIEEFLYTHPDIQDVQVIGVPDARYGEELMACVILKPGAAPLDAAGLAAFCRGKLAHYKIPHYVDVRESFPMTVSGKIRKVDMRQEAVSRLGL from the coding sequence ATGCTTGCATACACAGCCGGGGACACTGACGTCCCGCTGCTCGAGGAAACCATCGGCGACAATTTCGAACGGATCGTGGCCAGGTTCCCTTACCACGACGCCCTGATCGAGGCCGCGGCAGTGCCGGGGGAAGAAGCCCGGCGCTGGAGCTACACAAAGCTGAACGACGACGTCGACCGCCTGGCCCGCGCGCTGCTGGCCCTCGGCGTGGCCAAGGGGGACCGGATCGGCATCTGGAGCCCCAACTGCGCCGAGTGGACCATCCTGCAGTACGCGACGGCCAAGGCGGGGGCGGTCCTGGTCAACGTCAATCCCGCCTACCGGAGCCATGAACTGGAGTTTGTGGTCAAGCAGAACGGCATGCGGATGCTGGTCGCCGCGCCCTCGGACCGCAACAGCGACTACACCGGGATGGCCAGGCAGGCGCTGGCGGAATGCCCGGAGCTGCGCGAACTGGTGTTCCTGCCCGACGCCGGCCAGCCCGCCCTCACGGCCGGCGTTCCCGCGAACGAGTCGGAGCGGACCTTCGCGGAGCTGCTCAAGCGGGCCGACGACGTCGCCCATTCGGCCCTGAAGGCGCGCATGGCCGAACTGGACCCGCACGACGCGATCAACCTGCAGTACACCTCCGGCACCACCGGCTTCCCCAAGGGGGCCACACTCTCGCACCACAACATCCTGAACAACGGCCACTCGATCGGTGAGCTGCTGGAGTACACCGAGCATGACCGGGTGGTGCTGCCGGTGCCCTTCTACCACTGCTTCGGCATGGTGATCGGGAACCTGGCCGCCCTGAGCCACGGCTGCGCCACCATCATTCCGGGCCGGGGGTTCACCCCGGCCGCGGCGCTGGAAGCGGTGCAGGACTTTGGCGGGACCTCACTGTACGGCGTGCCCACGATGTTCATCGCCGAACTCGCCCTGCCGGACTTCGCCTCCTACGACCTCTCCACCCTGCGCACCGGAGTGATGGCGGGTTCGCTGTGTCCCATCGAGGTGATGAACCGCGTCATCTCGGACATGAACATGGCGGACGTGGCCATCTGCTACGGGATGACGGAGACCTCCCCGGTGTCCACCATGACCCGCAGTGTGGACACCATGGCCCAGCGCACCCAAAGTGTCGGGCGGACCATGCCGCAGCTGGAAAGCCAGATCGTGGACCCGATGACCGGGGACGTGCTGCAGCGCGGCGAGATCGGCGAACTGTGCACCCGCGGATACTCCGTGATGAAGGGCTACTGGAACCAGCCGGACAAGACCGCCGAGGCGATTGACGCCGATGGCTGGATGCACACCGGCGACCTGGCGCGGATGGACGAGGACGGCTACATCGTGATCGAGGGCCGGATCAAGGACATGGTGATCCGCGGCGGCGAGAACGTCTATCCCCGCGAAATCGAGGAGTTCCTGTACACACACCCCGACATCCAGGACGTTCAGGTGATCGGGGTGCCGGACGCCCGGTACGGCGAGGAGCTGATGGCCTGCGTCATCCTCAAGCCCGGCGCCGCGCCGCTGGACGCCGCCGGCCTGGCCGCGTTCTGCCGCGGGAAGCTGGCGCACTACAAGATCCCGCACTATGTGGACGTGCGCGAGAGCTTCCCGATGACCGTCTCCGGCAAGATCCGCAAGGTGGACATGCGGCAGGAAGCAGTGTCCCGACTCGGCCTCTAA
- a CDS encoding putative quinol monooxygenase: MSAPIDLQAIFIPNDGEFFRVKLALEIAIDEVVNEPGCIRYELTEAGEDRLVLTERWASQEDLDKHSKGTAVQDLNESLSALLAEPVKIVKL; encoded by the coding sequence ATGAGCGCACCCATTGACCTTCAGGCCATCTTCATCCCCAACGACGGCGAGTTCTTCCGTGTGAAGCTCGCGCTGGAGATCGCCATCGACGAGGTGGTCAACGAACCCGGCTGCATCCGGTACGAGCTCACCGAGGCCGGCGAGGACAGGCTGGTGCTGACCGAGCGGTGGGCCTCGCAGGAAGACCTGGACAAGCATTCGAAGGGCACCGCGGTCCAGGACCTCAACGAGTCCCTCAGCGCCCTGCTGGCCGAGCCGGTCAAGATTGTGAAGCTCTAG
- the trxA gene encoding thioredoxin — MATVNITGEKFASTVEDNDIVLVDFWAEWCGPCKQFGPTYAAVSEKHQDVVFSKVDTEAEQQLAAEAGITSIPTLMAFREKVLVFSQPGALNAQQLEQVVDAVKALDMEEVHAHVARSQAEAAAAAGKQDGSQIPEA; from the coding sequence ATGGCTACCGTAAACATTACAGGTGAAAAGTTCGCATCTACCGTTGAGGACAATGACATTGTCCTCGTCGATTTCTGGGCCGAATGGTGCGGCCCGTGCAAGCAGTTCGGACCCACCTATGCCGCAGTTTCCGAGAAGCACCAGGACGTCGTCTTCTCCAAGGTGGACACCGAGGCTGAGCAGCAGCTCGCCGCCGAGGCCGGCATCACGTCCATCCCGACGCTGATGGCGTTCCGCGAAAAGGTGCTCGTGTTCTCGCAGCCGGGCGCCCTGAATGCCCAGCAGTTGGAGCAGGTCGTTGACGCCGTCAAGGCCCTGGACATGGAGGAAGTCCACGCACACGTGGCCCGGTCCCAGGCCGAGGCTGCCGCGGCGGCCGGCAAGCAGGACGGCAGCCAGATCCCGGAGGCCTAA